The proteins below come from a single Cytobacillus luteolus genomic window:
- a CDS encoding PepSY domain-containing protein has translation MGWKKFVLGLGVGFAGAYLLKGSLPEQNLSAEKALRIAKASFKKNGPISGSWIHMVPETFEKFNISYSVYKGGISRNINDEVKQYEFLIDAKTGSVLEVYPI, from the coding sequence ATGGGTTGGAAAAAGTTCGTACTTGGTCTGGGTGTTGGATTTGCAGGTGCATACCTATTAAAAGGTTCACTCCCTGAACAAAACCTCTCCGCTGAAAAAGCATTAAGGATTGCTAAAGCTTCTTTTAAGAAAAACGGTCCAATCAGCGGCTCATGGATTCATATGGTTCCAGAAACATTCGAAAAATTTAATATTAGTTACAGTGTCTATAAAGGTGGCATCTCACGAAACATAAATGATGAAGTGAAGCAATATGAGTTCCTCATTGATGCAAAAACAGGTTCAGTGCTAGAGGTTTATCCAATATAG
- a CDS encoding nicotinate phosphoribosyltransferase, producing the protein MKEIELKMQGKISRLTNSTFKFDERIKEGWFSAVYFLKTREIVKEFKSDNIVTMQFFQKNHAVLCGTDEVIALVKTFAEQPEELEIYSLKDGDKISPFETVLTITGPYQSFGYLEGIIDGILARRTSVATNVYNVVKAAGYSGIQKKVIFMGDRDDHFTQQAGDGYAAYIGGSQAQATHAMNEWWGKKGMGTMPHALIQLFDGDTVAATKAYHAKFPEDELMVLVDYNNDCITDALKVAHEFGDKLKAVRLDTSRTMIDQYFLRNQDVLGTFDPRGVNAPLVFALREALDKEGFSHVKIVVTGGFNEERILNFEEQNVPVDMYGVGSSLLKINIGFTGDNVMLNGQPQAKAGRKYRPNPRLEKVE; encoded by the coding sequence ATGAAGGAAATAGAATTGAAAATGCAAGGTAAAATAAGCAGATTAACAAATAGCACGTTTAAATTTGATGAGAGAATTAAGGAAGGCTGGTTCTCAGCAGTCTACTTTTTAAAGACAAGAGAGATTGTTAAGGAATTTAAGTCAGATAATATTGTCACTATGCAGTTTTTCCAAAAGAATCATGCAGTACTATGCGGAACTGACGAAGTGATTGCTCTTGTCAAAACATTTGCTGAGCAGCCTGAGGAATTAGAAATTTACTCGTTAAAAGATGGAGATAAAATTAGTCCATTTGAAACGGTATTAACAATAACTGGTCCTTACCAAAGTTTTGGCTACCTTGAAGGTATTATAGACGGCATATTGGCAAGAAGAACAAGTGTTGCAACGAATGTTTATAATGTTGTAAAAGCTGCTGGATATTCTGGGATTCAAAAAAAGGTTATCTTTATGGGAGACCGTGATGATCATTTCACTCAACAAGCTGGTGATGGGTATGCCGCTTATATTGGTGGCTCGCAAGCTCAAGCAACACATGCTATGAATGAATGGTGGGGGAAAAAGGGAATGGGGACAATGCCTCATGCTCTAATCCAACTGTTTGATGGTGACACTGTTGCCGCAACAAAGGCGTATCATGCAAAGTTTCCTGAAGATGAACTAATGGTCCTGGTTGACTATAATAATGATTGTATTACTGATGCTTTAAAAGTGGCTCATGAATTTGGTGATAAGTTAAAAGCAGTTCGACTAGATACATCCCGGACAATGATTGATCAATATTTCCTTAGAAACCAGGACGTATTGGGAACATTCGACCCTCGTGGTGTTAATGCCCCATTGGTCTTTGCCTTGCGCGAGGCACTTGACAAAGAAGGCTTTAGCCATGTGAAAATTGTGGTTACAGGTGGCTTTAACGAAGAACGGATTCTTAACTTTGAAGAGCAAAATGTACCAGTTGATATGTACGGTGTAGGAAGTAGCCTATTAAAGATTAATATTGGCTTTACCGGAGATAATGTTATGCTTAACGGCCAACCACAGGCCAAGGCTGGTAGGAAATATAGACCTAACCCTCGTTTAGAAAAGGTTGAATAA
- the murC gene encoding UDP-N-acetylmuramate--L-alanine ligase: MTVYHFVGIKGTGMSPLAQVLHDMNYQVQGSDVEKRFFTQLPLEERGIQILPFSKDNIKPGMIVIAGNAFPDTHEELEEARNQGLTIIRYHKFLGDFMQKYTSVAVTGTHGKTSTTGLLAHVIQGAHPTSYLIGDGTGKGSENNEYFVFEACEYRRHFLSYHPDYAIMTNIDFDHPDYYTSVEDVFSAFQEMALQVKKGIIACGDDEHLQSIQAKVPVMYYGFGQDNDFQARNVNKSTKGTTFDVFVRGTLFSTFSIPTYGDHNVLNALSVIALCHYENIDVEVIQERLKTFQGVKRRFSEKQMGNQVLIDDYAHHPTEINATIDAARQKYPDREVVAVFQPHTFTRTQTFLNEFADSLNKADHVYLCDIFGSARENQGKLTIHDLIERIENCTLLSEEDTSSLQQHANAVIIFMGAGDIQKFQEAYEKQLIN; the protein is encoded by the coding sequence ATGACAGTTTACCATTTTGTTGGAATTAAAGGCACTGGTATGAGCCCGTTGGCACAGGTGCTTCATGATATGAACTACCAAGTCCAAGGCTCAGATGTAGAAAAGCGTTTTTTTACTCAATTGCCATTAGAAGAAAGAGGAATTCAGATTTTACCTTTTAGTAAAGATAATATTAAGCCAGGTATGATTGTTATAGCCGGGAATGCTTTTCCTGACACTCATGAGGAACTGGAAGAAGCGCGTAACCAGGGATTGACAATCATCCGATACCACAAGTTTTTGGGTGACTTTATGCAAAAATATACAAGTGTCGCAGTCACTGGAACGCATGGCAAGACTTCAACCACTGGTTTGTTAGCGCATGTTATTCAAGGTGCACACCCAACCTCCTATTTAATTGGAGATGGAACTGGGAAGGGCTCTGAAAACAATGAGTACTTTGTATTTGAAGCATGCGAATATCGTAGGCACTTTTTAAGTTATCACCCTGACTATGCCATTATGACCAATATTGATTTTGACCATCCTGACTACTATACGAGTGTAGAAGACGTATTTAGTGCATTTCAGGAGATGGCATTACAGGTTAAAAAGGGCATTATTGCTTGCGGTGATGATGAACACCTACAAAGCATCCAAGCAAAAGTGCCAGTAATGTATTATGGATTCGGCCAAGATAATGATTTTCAGGCACGAAATGTTAATAAAAGTACGAAAGGTACAACATTTGATGTATTTGTTAGAGGTACCTTGTTTTCAACATTTTCAATTCCAACCTATGGAGACCATAATGTATTAAATGCATTATCTGTTATTGCACTTTGTCATTATGAAAATATTGATGTTGAAGTTATACAAGAACGTCTTAAAACCTTTCAAGGTGTTAAAAGAAGGTTTTCTGAAAAGCAAATGGGCAACCAAGTGCTCATTGACGATTATGCACACCACCCTACTGAGATAAATGCAACGATTGATGCAGCTAGACAAAAGTACCCAGATCGTGAAGTTGTTGCTGTTTTCCAACCTCACACGTTTACACGAACTCAAACTTTCCTTAATGAGTTTGCAGATAGCTTAAATAAAGCAGATCATGTCTATCTATGCGATATTTTTGGTTCTGCAAGGGAAAATCAAGGAAAGCTTACGATTCACGACTTGATTGAAAGAATTGAAAATTGTACCTTGTTAAGTGAAGAGGACACCTCATCACTACAACAACACGCCAATGCGGTTATTATATTTATGGGTGCAGGGGATATTCAAAAGTTCCAGGAAGCCTATGAAAAACAACTAATAAATTAA
- a CDS encoding YtnP family quorum-quenching lactonase — protein sequence MESLKIGEYTLTWLNGGVTHLDGGAMFGVVPKPLWTKKYPFNENNQIELRSDPILIQAGGKNILIESGLGNNKMSDKMKRNFGMNEESSIELSLERLDLKLSDIDMVLMTHMHFDHACGLTTWKEDTLVSTFENATIITSDIEWNEMRNPNIRSKNTYWKENWAGIENQVKTFSGEIEVFPGIKMTHTGGHSDGHSIVTIENNGEKVIHMADIMPTHAHQNVLWVMAYDDYPMKSIEQKQKWMDIGLNQNAWYSFYHDAIYRAIKWDEAGNILDFIKRK from the coding sequence ATGGAAAGTCTTAAAATAGGCGAATATACACTTACGTGGCTAAATGGTGGAGTTACCCATTTGGATGGAGGTGCTATGTTTGGTGTTGTACCTAAACCGTTATGGACAAAAAAATATCCATTTAATGAAAACAACCAAATAGAGCTGCGTTCAGATCCAATTTTAATACAAGCCGGTGGAAAAAATATTCTCATAGAATCTGGCCTTGGAAATAATAAAATGTCAGACAAAATGAAAAGAAATTTTGGAATGAATGAGGAGTCTTCGATTGAACTATCTCTTGAAAGGCTTGACCTCAAGTTATCTGATATTGATATGGTACTCATGACACATATGCATTTTGATCATGCTTGTGGTTTAACTACGTGGAAAGAGGATACCCTAGTATCGACTTTTGAAAATGCAACAATCATTACTTCTGATATTGAATGGAATGAAATGCGAAACCCTAATATACGCTCGAAAAATACATACTGGAAAGAGAATTGGGCAGGAATCGAAAACCAGGTTAAAACTTTTAGTGGTGAAATAGAGGTATTTCCTGGCATAAAAATGACTCATACTGGTGGTCATAGTGATGGACATTCAATTGTAACCATTGAAAACAATGGTGAAAAGGTTATTCATATGGCAGATATTATGCCTACACATGCTCACCAGAATGTACTTTGGGTTATGGCTTATGATGACTATCCTATGAAGTCTATTGAACAAAAGCAAAAATGGATGGATATAGGTTTAAACCAAAATGCTTGGTACAGCTTTTATCACGATGCAATTTATCGTGCAATCAAGTGGGATGAAGCTGGAAACATACTTGATTTCATTAAACGTAAGTAA
- a CDS encoding thioredoxin family protein, which translates to MKKLESLEEYKDLIKRSKTVLMFSANWCPDCRFIDPFLPEIESTYNDFKFIYVDRDQFIDLCGELDVYGIPSFVAFENGQETGRFVSKDRKTKEEIEGFLKGL; encoded by the coding sequence ATGAAAAAGCTTGAATCGTTGGAAGAGTATAAAGATTTAATTAAAAGAAGTAAAACAGTATTAATGTTTTCAGCTAACTGGTGCCCGGATTGTCGTTTCATTGATCCATTTTTACCTGAAATAGAATCTACATACAATGATTTCAAATTTATCTATGTCGACAGAGATCAGTTTATAGATTTGTGTGGAGAGTTAGATGTTTATGGTATCCCAAGCTTTGTTGCATTTGAAAATGGACAGGAAACGGGAAGATTTGTAAGTAAGGATAGAAAGACAAAAGAAGAAATTGAAGGCTTCTTAAAAGGACTATAA
- a CDS encoding DNA translocase FtsK translates to MDWLKKLYRTLVNDNEKITTEPEVTNNRVISPKNVEAKIAYQYPKGKFRFPLIPDEIKVTESLERRKSEIKKQDTNLTKLREVKVQEKKSGIKKQFKPTEVPSPVYGFGKPKKADTEDIIEFELVSSESMKQVQAEIAVTSSENNLNILESNLNEDLHALEENKVLEAEQEEKNLNESEEFLDLLKELRDGPLHNVHEDHKEDETAEIKSQSIVIEDEVDIEPTESAGHNLHHYSEVPSVEEKVTNETEQSIYENENPRRHYIPYNVMMLKQDRQNLQKKQLEKVQANEEVIPQSISLDDSEAAPQIETLNSVEEANEKDVETREPQSIGSYNFPSLQYLNLPVEQLEDDEEWLAEQSELLDQTLRNFKVGATVVNVTQGPAVTRFEVHPEPGVKVNKITNLADDIKLSLAAKDIRIEAPIPGKNTIGIEVPNRKSKSVLLREIIQSDAFNSDSSPMTVALGLDISGKPVVTDLRKMPHGLIAGATGSGKSVCINTMLVSLLYKASPHEVKLLLIDPKMVELAPYNHIPHLVSPVITDVKAATAALKWAVEEMERRYELFAHAGVRDIARFNELVDRHNEQSGHLPYLVIIIDELADLMMVAPGDVEEAICRIAQKARACGIHLILATQRPSVDVITGLIKANIPTRIAFSVSSQVDSRTIIDTNGADKLLGKGDMLFLENGSSKPTRIQGNFVSDDEIERVVQHVKDQMKPVYMFEQDELVKRATIQSEEDDLFYEACEFVLDQGGASTSSLQRRFRIGYNRAARLIDIMEEQGIISEGRGSKPREILITEDELENIQETSTSTL, encoded by the coding sequence ATGGATTGGTTAAAGAAGCTATACAGAACATTAGTTAATGACAACGAGAAAATAACAACTGAACCTGAGGTTACCAATAATAGAGTGATAAGCCCAAAGAATGTTGAAGCAAAGATTGCTTATCAGTATCCAAAAGGAAAGTTTCGATTTCCACTAATACCTGATGAAATAAAGGTTACAGAATCTCTCGAGAGAAGAAAGTCTGAAATAAAAAAACAGGATACTAATCTTACTAAGTTAAGAGAGGTCAAAGTACAAGAAAAGAAGAGTGGTATCAAAAAGCAATTTAAGCCAACTGAAGTACCTTCTCCTGTATATGGTTTTGGTAAACCTAAAAAAGCAGACACCGAAGATATTATAGAGTTTGAGTTAGTATCCTCAGAAAGCATGAAGCAAGTACAGGCGGAAATTGCAGTGACGAGTTCCGAAAATAACTTAAATATCCTCGAAAGTAATTTAAATGAGGATCTACATGCTCTGGAAGAGAACAAAGTTTTGGAAGCAGAACAGGAAGAAAAGAACCTAAATGAGTCAGAGGAATTTCTAGACTTGCTTAAAGAGCTTAGAGATGGTCCATTACATAACGTTCATGAAGATCATAAAGAAGACGAGACGGCTGAAATAAAGTCTCAGAGTATAGTAATTGAAGATGAAGTAGATATAGAACCGACTGAATCAGCAGGTCATAACTTACATCATTATAGTGAAGTCCCCTCAGTGGAGGAGAAAGTAACTAATGAAACGGAACAATCCATTTATGAAAACGAAAACCCAAGAAGGCACTATATTCCCTACAATGTGATGATGTTAAAACAGGATAGACAAAATTTACAAAAGAAGCAGTTAGAAAAAGTTCAAGCAAATGAAGAGGTAATTCCTCAATCAATTAGTCTAGATGATAGTGAAGCTGCTCCACAGATTGAAACGCTTAATTCAGTAGAAGAGGCTAATGAAAAAGATGTGGAAACTCGTGAACCTCAAAGTATAGGTTCTTATAATTTTCCTAGTCTTCAATACTTAAACCTACCAGTAGAACAACTAGAGGATGATGAAGAGTGGTTAGCAGAACAAAGTGAACTCCTTGATCAGACCTTACGAAACTTTAAAGTGGGAGCAACAGTTGTAAATGTAACTCAAGGGCCAGCAGTTACTCGCTTTGAGGTGCATCCAGAGCCTGGGGTTAAAGTAAATAAAATAACAAACCTTGCTGACGATATAAAATTAAGCTTAGCGGCTAAGGATATAAGAATTGAAGCTCCTATCCCTGGAAAAAACACAATTGGTATTGAAGTTCCTAACCGTAAAAGTAAATCTGTATTATTACGAGAAATCATCCAAAGTGATGCATTTAATTCGGACTCTTCTCCTATGACCGTTGCATTAGGACTCGATATATCAGGGAAACCTGTCGTTACAGACCTTCGGAAAATGCCACATGGATTAATTGCTGGTGCAACGGGGTCAGGTAAAAGTGTCTGTATAAATACAATGCTAGTGAGTTTACTTTACAAAGCATCACCACATGAAGTGAAACTATTATTAATTGATCCAAAAATGGTAGAGTTGGCACCATATAATCATATTCCTCACCTAGTAAGTCCTGTAATAACAGATGTTAAAGCAGCTACAGCAGCACTTAAATGGGCAGTGGAAGAAATGGAAAGGCGCTACGAGCTGTTTGCTCATGCAGGAGTCCGTGATATAGCTAGATTTAATGAATTAGTAGATAGACATAACGAACAAAGTGGGCATTTACCATATCTTGTTATTATCATTGATGAGTTAGCAGATTTAATGATGGTAGCACCAGGTGATGTTGAGGAAGCAATTTGTCGCATTGCTCAAAAAGCCCGTGCATGTGGAATCCATCTAATCCTTGCTACGCAGAGGCCATCTGTTGATGTAATTACTGGCCTTATTAAGGCAAACATTCCAACTCGAATTGCCTTTTCAGTATCATCTCAGGTTGACTCAAGAACAATTATTGACACAAATGGAGCTGATAAGCTATTAGGAAAAGGAGATATGCTCTTCCTTGAAAATGGATCATCAAAGCCAACTAGGATCCAAGGTAACTTTGTATCAGATGATGAAATCGAACGAGTAGTTCAACATGTAAAAGATCAAATGAAGCCAGTATATATGTTTGAACAGGATGAGTTAGTGAAGAGAGCCACAATTCAATCAGAAGAAGATGATCTGTTTTATGAGGCTTGTGAGTTCGTTCTTGACCAGGGCGGTGCTTCTACTTCTAGCTTACAACGTCGTTTTCGCATCGGCTATAACCGGGCTGCAAGATTAATTGATATTATGGAGGAACAAGGTATTATTTCAGAAGGACGAGGTAGTAAACCAAGGGAAATACTTATTACAGAAGATGAACTTGAAAATATACAAGAAACTAGCACATCAACTTTATAA
- a CDS encoding M42 family metallopeptidase, producing the protein MNQETMELFKTLTELPGAPGNEHQVRKFMRSQLEKYSDEVIQDGLGSIFGVKRGDENGPIVMAAGHMDEVGFMVSQITDNGMLRFQTLGGWWSQVLLAQLVQVITDNGPVIGVIGSIPPHLLDDNQRNKPMDIKNMLIDIGADNRENALELGIRPGQQIVPICPFTPMANEKKILAKAWDNRYGCGLSVELLKELQGEKLPNILYSGATVQEEIGLRGAQTAANMIKPDIFFAMDASPANDMSGDKNAFGQLGKGALLRIFDRSMVTHRGMREFVLDTAETNKIPYQYFISQGGTDAGRVHTSNEGVPSAVVGICSRYIHTHASIVHIDDYAAAKELLVKLVKSSDRATVDSIRNNS; encoded by the coding sequence ATGAACCAAGAAACAATGGAACTTTTTAAAACATTAACGGAACTTCCAGGTGCTCCTGGAAATGAACATCAAGTTAGAAAATTTATGCGTTCTCAATTAGAGAAATATTCAGACGAAGTGATTCAAGATGGATTAGGAAGTATTTTTGGGGTTAAACGCGGGGATGAGAATGGTCCGATTGTCATGGCTGCAGGTCATATGGACGAAGTTGGATTTATGGTTTCACAAATTACGGATAATGGAATGCTACGTTTTCAAACATTAGGTGGCTGGTGGAGTCAGGTTTTACTTGCACAACTCGTACAAGTAATTACCGATAATGGGCCGGTTATCGGGGTAATAGGATCAATTCCTCCTCATTTATTAGATGATAACCAACGCAACAAGCCAATGGACATTAAGAATATGTTAATTGACATTGGAGCAGATAATCGTGAAAATGCATTAGAATTAGGTATTAGACCTGGCCAACAAATCGTTCCAATCTGTCCATTTACACCAATGGCAAACGAGAAGAAAATTCTTGCTAAGGCTTGGGATAATCGTTACGGATGTGGACTATCAGTTGAACTTTTAAAAGAGTTACAAGGAGAAAAGCTACCAAATATCCTATACTCAGGGGCAACAGTTCAAGAAGAAATCGGATTACGTGGAGCACAAACTGCTGCAAATATGATTAAGCCGGATATTTTCTTTGCGATGGATGCAAGTCCAGCAAATGATATGTCGGGTGATAAAAATGCATTTGGTCAACTTGGAAAAGGTGCGCTACTTCGAATTTTTGACCGTTCAATGGTTACACACCGTGGAATGCGTGAGTTTGTTCTTGATACAGCTGAGACGAACAAAATACCTTATCAGTATTTTATTTCTCAAGGTGGTACAGATGCTGGGCGTGTCCATACTTCAAACGAAGGTGTTCCTTCAGCAGTAGTAGGAATCTGCTCTCGTTATATTCACACACATGCTTCAATTGTTCACATTGACGACTATGCAGCAGCAAAAGAATTATTAGTAAAACTTGTGAAGTCCTCAGACCGTGCAACTGTTGATTCAATTAGAAATAATAGTTAA
- a CDS encoding DUF1444 domain-containing protein → MDTKKMRARLEERLTRPEWKFTFDKEKDTLRVENRETEKGVTVSLPGIVAKWHEEKDKSIDEVIYYIEESLTNMSANHELTGKEKNIYPVIRSTSFPTETNEGKTLVYDDHTAETRIYYAIDLGTTYRLIDEELLEKEKWNKERVKEVARFNVRSLDIKVKEDTVAGNTFYFINSNDGYDASRILNDTYLQKFSEKITGKMAVAVPHQDVLIIADIQNDTGYDVLAQMTMSFFASGRVPITALSFLYEDNQLEPIFILGKNRTK, encoded by the coding sequence ATGGATACAAAAAAAATGAGAGCTCGTCTCGAAGAAAGACTAACGAGACCTGAGTGGAAATTCACCTTCGACAAAGAAAAGGATACGTTAAGGGTTGAAAATCGTGAAACTGAAAAGGGAGTAACTGTATCACTTCCTGGTATAGTTGCAAAATGGCATGAAGAAAAGGATAAATCGATTGATGAGGTCATTTATTATATTGAAGAGTCATTAACCAATATGAGTGCAAATCATGAGCTAACTGGGAAAGAAAAGAACATCTACCCTGTCATTCGTTCAACTTCATTCCCAACAGAAACAAATGAAGGCAAAACCTTGGTTTATGATGATCATACGGCAGAGACACGAATATACTATGCAATAGATTTAGGTACCACCTATCGATTAATAGATGAAGAACTATTAGAGAAAGAAAAATGGAACAAAGAAAGAGTAAAAGAAGTTGCAAGATTTAACGTAAGGTCGTTGGATATTAAGGTTAAAGAGGATACAGTTGCAGGAAACACCTTCTATTTCATCAATTCAAACGATGGATATGATGCTAGTAGAATATTAAATGATACGTACCTTCAAAAGTTTAGCGAAAAAATAACAGGTAAAATGGCAGTTGCTGTTCCTCATCAAGATGTTTTGATAATTGCTGATATCCAGAATGATACAGGCTATGATGTCCTTGCTCAAATGACAATGAGCTTTTTCGCAAGTGGAAGAGTGCCAATAACAGCACTGTCCTTTTTATATGAAGACAATCAACTAGAACCTATTTTTATTTTAGGGAAAAATAGGACTAAATAA
- a CDS encoding DUF84 family protein, which produces MVTIAIGTKNPTKLEAVKVAFEGTVATFIPTSVDSGVANQPFSDEETIQGAINRAKAARIKTESSVGVGLEGGVFETSYGLFLCNWGALYDGVNDPFIAGGARILLPESVAKKVREGLELGEVMDLYTKENNVRHKEGAVGVFTNGLINRTEMFTHVAKLLVGQYQYKVRN; this is translated from the coding sequence ATGGTAACCATTGCAATTGGAACAAAAAATCCTACAAAGCTAGAGGCAGTAAAAGTAGCTTTTGAAGGCACGGTTGCTACCTTTATACCTACATCAGTAGATTCAGGTGTAGCTAATCAGCCTTTCTCAGATGAAGAGACGATTCAAGGTGCAATTAATCGTGCAAAGGCAGCGAGAATAAAAACTGAATCAAGTGTTGGTGTTGGTTTGGAGGGTGGCGTTTTCGAGACATCCTACGGGCTTTTTCTGTGCAACTGGGGAGCACTTTACGATGGAGTGAATGATCCTTTTATAGCAGGTGGAGCTAGAATTCTTTTACCAGAATCAGTTGCAAAGAAAGTTAGAGAAGGTTTGGAGTTAGGGGAAGTAATGGACCTCTATACGAAAGAAAATAATGTTAGGCATAAAGAAGGGGCTGTTGGTGTGTTTACGAATGGATTAATTAACCGCACTGAAATGTTCACTCATGTGGCTAAATTGCTAGTCGGTCAGTATCAATATAAAGTAAGAAACTAG
- a CDS encoding YtoQ family protein produces the protein MNLIVYLAGEIHSSWRDEIKEKAKALNLPLSFVGPMEDHSRSDSIGEEVLGVQPSPLYKDHTASCINNFRTQVLMNKADIVIALFGEKYKQWNTAMDASAALTLNKPLIIIRPDSLIHPLKELSTKANVTVDTVDQAMKVLTYVFE, from the coding sequence ATGAACTTAATTGTTTATTTAGCAGGTGAAATTCATTCAAGTTGGCGCGATGAAATTAAGGAAAAAGCAAAAGCATTAAATTTACCTTTGTCATTTGTTGGTCCTATGGAAGATCACAGTCGTTCTGATTCCATTGGTGAAGAAGTATTGGGTGTACAACCTTCCCCTTTATACAAGGACCACACAGCTTCATGTATTAATAATTTTAGAACACAGGTACTAATGAATAAAGCAGATATTGTTATTGCTTTATTCGGAGAAAAATATAAGCAATGGAATACTGCAATGGATGCGAGTGCAGCTCTTACTTTAAATAAACCGCTAATTATTATAAGACCTGACTCGCTTATCCATCCGTTAAAAGAGCTTTCCACAAAAGCTAATGTGACAGTAGATACAGTAGATCAGGCTATGAAGGTTCTAACTTACGTATTCGAATAA